In the genome of Candoia aspera isolate rCanAsp1 chromosome 1, rCanAsp1.hap2, whole genome shotgun sequence, one region contains:
- the TSN gene encoding translin has product MSVSEMFITLQGVLTADQDIREEIRKVVQALEQTAREILTVLQGVHQGSGFQDIPKKCQKAREHFGTVKTHLTSLKTKFPADQYYRFHEHWRFVLQRLVFLAAFVVYLETETLVTREAVTEILGIEADREKGFHLDIEDYLSGVLTLASELSRLAVNSVTAGDYCRPLRISVFINELDSGFRLLNLKNDSLRKRYDGLKYDVKKIEEVVYDLSIRGLSKAATGGAGEEK; this is encoded by the exons ATGTCCGTCAGCGAGATGTTCATCACCTTGCAGGGGGTGCTCACTGCCGACCAGGATATCCGCGAG GAGATTAGAAAAGTTGTTCAAGCTCTGGAGCAAACAGCCCGAGAAATTCTGACAGTGCTTCAAGGAGTCCACCAGGGTTCTGGATTTCAGGACA TACCAAAGAAATGCCAGAAGGCTCGGGAACACTTTGGTACTGTTAAAACACATTTGACTTCTCTGAAAACGAAGTTTCCTGCAGATCAATATTACAG ATTTCATGAACATTGGAGATTCGTGCTCCAACGATTGGTATTCTTAGCAGCCTTTGTTGTCTATCTGGAAACAGAAACCTTGGTGACACGGGAAGCTGTTACTGAAATTCTTGGAA ttGAAGCTGATAGAGAAAAAGGCTTTCATCTGGACATTGAGGATTATCTTTCTGGAGTATTGACTCTTGCAAGTGAGCTG TCCAGGCTAGCAGTGAACAGTGTAACAGCTGGGGACTACTGTCGGCCACTCCGCATCTCTGTTTTCATCAATGAGTTGGATTCAGGATTCCGCCTTCTCAATTTGAAAAATGACTCCCTGAGGAAACGCTACGATGGCCTCAAGTATGACGTCAAGAAGATAGAAGAGGTGGTTTATGATTTGTCAATCAGAGGACTCAGCAAAGCGGCAACTGGAGGTGCTGGTGAGGAGAAATAG